Below is a window of Synergistota bacterium DNA.
GCATCCTTAAATACCATTCCAACCCTTTTCGGCGAGAGCTCCTTAACAAGACTAAACATACTATCTACATTTCTCCCGCCTGTTAAAGCCACTAACTCTATCAGCTCGGGGAAAGCCCTTTTAACGCTGATCACTGCCTTGCCTATGCTACCCGTGGCTCCGAGGACAGCCAACCTCAACGGTAAATTGCTATTACCATGCAGTTTATTCCCCTTTTTCTGAAAAATCTCTGCCATTTTTCCGCCTTCCCTCTACTCTTAAACCTCCCCACAAGTACTTTATAAAGCTCTCCTTCCCTCTTTATGAATAAGGGCATGCCTATTCTCCACCATATTAATCCCCTTATCTTTCCTTTCCATCTTCGTGCATTTCTTATATCTCTAAAGGCTCCTACTTGAACAGAGTAGTACTTAACCTCAAGGAAAGGATTCGCCCCTGACGGAAGTCTAAAAATTTCTATCTTTACGTAAGCAGTACCGCTCCCGACTATTCCAAGCTTTTTAGCAGCAGCGTAGGACAGATCTATTATGCGCCCTTTTTTGAAAGGTCCCCTATCATTCACCTTCACTATAACCTTTCTACCATTGGAAAGATTCGTCACGATGAGGTAGGTTCCAAAAGGCAAAGTTGGATGAGCAGCCGTATAGGCATACATATTATATGGCTCTCCACTTGCCGTTCTCTTACCATGAAATTCCGGACCATACCAAGAAGCCCAACCATATTGAACAAACTTTTTAGCATGAGCTTCTCCCGAAAGAGGAATCATGCAAAGAAACAAGGCAAGGAAAACCCACTTTCTCACTAATCGATCACTCCCGTCCAAAAAAGATAGTAATATAGCATAGGAGCGTTAAATAGGAAGCTATCAAATCTGTCAAGCACACCTCCATGTCCCGGGATAAGACCACTTATGTCCTTAAGAGCAACCTCTCTCTTAAAGAGAGATTCTCCGAGATCCCCAAGTTGTCCCCAAACTCCAGCAATTCCGCCAAGCGTTAATGCCCAGAGAGGAGGAAGAGCATAAAGCCAGCTTAAGACGCTCATAAACAGAATGGCTCCTAAAACTCCTCCCCAAAAACCTTCCACAGTTTTACCTGGACTCACAGCTGGAGCAAGCTTTTTTCTCCCCATCGATTTTCCAACTAAATAAGCCATGGTGTCCGTTGACCAAGTTAAAAGCACTAATACAATAGTCCAAAACCTACCATCCTCAAGGTTCCTCAGAAGGATAACATAACTTAAAAGCCACCCTACGTAGAAAAATCCCCAGAGAGTAGCCCCAACGGAAACGAGGGGAGACCTCCTCCCCTTCCTGAGAACCTGACCCACCAAGAGGAAAAGAACCAAAAATGTGGGAATAACTACTTTCTGCTCATTATCAGTAAAAGCATAAAAAAGGAGGATAAGCGTCGCTATTATGCCTGCTCCGCGTGATGCTCTGACACCCTTATATGCAACGAGATCATAAAACTCCATAACTCCCAAAACACCAAGTATGAGGATGAAAGCAAGAAAAGGATA
It encodes the following:
- a CDS encoding septal ring lytic transglycosylase RlpA family protein, translating into MIPLSGEAHAKKFVQYGWASWYGPEFHGKRTASGEPYNMYAYTAAHPTLPFGTYLIVTNLSNGRKVIVKVNDRGPFKKGRIIDLSYAAAKKLGIVGSGTAYVKIEIFRLPSGANPFLEVKYYSVQVGAFRDIRNARRWKGKIRGLIWWRIGMPLFIKREGELYKVLVGRFKSRGKAEKWQRFFRKRGINCMVIAIYR
- a CDS encoding phosphatidate cytidylyltransferase, encoding MREWTKRLLTAIVGAPLVLLVCWWGGYPFLAFILILGVLGVMEFYDLVAYKGVRASRGAGIIATLILLFYAFTDNEQKVVIPTFLVLFLLVGQVLRKGRRSPLVSVGATLWGFFYVGWLLSYVILLRNLEDGRFWTIVLVLLTWSTDTMAYLVGKSMGRKKLAPAVSPGKTVEGFWGGVLGAILFMSVLSWLYALPPLWALTLGGIAGVWGQLGDLGESLFKREVALKDISGLIPGHGGVLDRFDSFLFNAPMLYYYLFWTGVID